From Paralcaligenes sp. KSB-10:
AGGGGCTTGGTGAAATCATCGGCTTCGGCCAGCGACTTGTTGACATAATCGACACCGACCACTGCTTTGCGAACGGCCAGTCCGCTTTCATAAACATCATCAGACATTTCGGTACTCCTGTATTGCATGCCGGCTATTCGGCACGCGAGGGTGGTTGCAATCAATATTCAATGCTTGGGCCACATCACGGAGGCGGTTGCCAGCGCCGGCGGATACACCGTCTTCGGTTCCCCGTCCTGCCATTGCACCAGCACCATGTCGGCACCGACGCGCCTGCCTTCGGCATCGAACTTGATGCGATGACCCGGATAAAAGCGCGCCGCTCCCTCCGTGGTATCCATCGCACGCAATGCCTGGGCAACTTTTTCGCGATCGGCGGAGCCCGCTTTTTCAAGCGCGTCTTTCAGTATCCACATGTCGCCGTAGCTGGAAATTGCTTCCTGGGTCATCCATGGCTCGCCCGTCGCCTTTTTCCAGTCGGCGGTGATTTTCTCTTCGCCCTTGCCGCCCCAATTGCCCGAAATGAGCATGACTCCATTGATCACATCCTTGCCCATTACCTTCAGCAGTTCCGGCATGCCTAGCGAGCTGCCGCTGGCGAGGACAGGAATCCTGCCCTTGCCGATGCCCATTTCGTTCATCTTTTCAAGAATGAGTTTGGAATCGGGCACGTTGGTGGTCAGGAGCAGCAGCAGGTCGGGTTTGGCGTTGCGGACCTTTTGCACCATTGAGGTCGCATCCGACAGCGGCGGCGTGTAGATTTCGTCGACCACCAGTTTCATGCCGAGTTTGGCAAAGCCGCCCTCACGCATGGGCTTTGTAAAACTGGCCGGGGAGGCTGTGTTGTCCATGATGATGCCCACCGTCTTGGGGGCGGCGCCGGTGGCCTTCTTCGCAACCTGGGCTATCACCGGCAGTGCGTTTTCGGCTTGGGCTCCGCCCGGCATCGAGGTTTGGAACACATATTTGTAGCCGCGATTGGTGATGGCTTCGGAGTACGACAGGGTCAGCCATGGCAGCTTGGCGCGTTCGGTTACTTCGGTGACTGCGAGCGTGAAAGAACTGACGTACACACCGGTGCCCCCCACCAGGTCGGGCTCTTGCGCAACTAGGCGCTGCGCGGCGATCTTGGCCTTCTGGGTGCTGTCCCCCGAATCAGCCACGACGAGCTGCATTTTTGCGCCTCCGAGTGCCTTGATGCCGCCCTCGGCATTGATGTGGGCGACCGCCAGCTCCGCTCCTTTGACCTGAAATTCGCCGCTGCGCGCCCAGGCCCCGGACAGCGGAACCATCACTGCGACTTTCACTGGTTTCGGCTCCGCAAAGGCGTTTGCCGAAGCACCCAGCGTTCCCGCCATGGCCAGTGCCGCACAAAATACAAAACCGTGTGTCATCTTGATGTTCATGATGTCTCCTTAGTCGTTATTTGCCTGCTACATCCCAAGATATGCCCGCTTGACCTTGGCATCTCTCATTAAAATCTCATGAGTCCCCTCCAGCGCGACGCGGCCGGATTCCAGAACATAGCCATAGCTGCAAGCCTCGAGTGCTTCAGCAACGCGTTGTTCCACAAGCAGGACCGTCAGGTTGTGGTCTTTATGTATCTGCTCGATCAAT
This genomic window contains:
- a CDS encoding ABC transporter substrate-binding protein, encoding MNIKMTHGFVFCAALAMAGTLGASANAFAEPKPVKVAVMVPLSGAWARSGEFQVKGAELAVAHINAEGGIKALGGAKMQLVVADSGDSTQKAKIAAQRLVAQEPDLVGGTGVYVSSFTLAVTEVTERAKLPWLTLSYSEAITNRGYKYVFQTSMPGGAQAENALPVIAQVAKKATGAAPKTVGIIMDNTASPASFTKPMREGGFAKLGMKLVVDEIYTPPLSDATSMVQKVRNAKPDLLLLLTTNVPDSKLILEKMNEMGIGKGRIPVLASGSSLGMPELLKVMGKDVINGVMLISGNWGGKGEEKITADWKKATGEPWMTQEAISSYGDMWILKDALEKAGSADREKVAQALRAMDTTEGAARFYPGHRIKFDAEGRRVGADMVLVQWQDGEPKTVYPPALATASVMWPKH